The Ochrobactrum sp. BTU1 DNA segment CAGAGGTCGTCGATGCTAGATTTCGATGCTTTCAATTGATAGGTCGCGACGCCTTGCGGATAGGATCAGGCAAATTTTTAAACCCGGCTGAGACTTTGAGCCTCATGGCCAGCCCGTCTGGATCGGGGCTGACCATTTGAGCCTTAGCAACATCTAAAGCCGCCTTTTCCCCCATAGCGTACTTCCTGGCGCTCCCGGAAGAACTCAGCATAACTCATTGGCGTAGTTTCAGGATGGTTCTCCGTAAAATGTCGAACATAATTGTCATAGTCTGGTACGCCGATCATCAGCCTTGCCGTTTGGCATAAGCATTTTCCTGCTCGTAGCATTGTGTCAAACATGAATGTGTCCTTTCGGGAATTTCGTTGCATCAATGCTGATGTGCCAGCTGTGCCTCCCAATTTTCTGGTAGCCGCTCATATGGGACTTCACGAATGCTCGGCTCTTTTTTGCGCCACGCAATCATCGCCGTCTTCACCGAAAAGACTGCAAGCACAATAACAACAATCATAAAGAATGCTGTTAACGTGCCATTGATATAGTTGGCGAGCGCGTCGTGAGGGGTTTTAGCGTTACGTGCGGCTGCAAAGAAACCAATCTTCTCACTGAAGATTTTCTGCCAACCCGCAGTCATCGTGCAGATAAACAGCCAGATCGCCGGAAGGAGAGCCACAAAGACGTAACGCTCGCGTTTCATTTTTACCAGTACCACCGCACAGAGCATCAACGCCATCCCGGCCAGCATCTGATTTGCGATGCCAAATAGCGGCCATAACGTATAGATCCCACCCTTTGGATCGATCGCGCCCTGATAAACAAAATATCCCCAGCACAAGACAACCAACGCTGTCGCAAGGACATTGGCATACAGACTGTCAGTTCGGCGCAGATTTGGGTTCATCATTCCCAAGAGGTCTTGCAGCATAAAACGCGCAGATCTTGTCCCCGCATCGACTGCCGTTAGGATGAACAGAGCTTCAAACAGGATCGCAAAATGGTACCAAAATGACATATTCAGCCAGCTGCCAAGCGCATTGTGAAGAATATGCGCGATCCCTACAGCAAGGGTGGGTGCACCGCCTGCCTTGGCGACGATCGATGTTTCGCCGACATCCTGGGCGATAGCCTGCAGCGCCTCAGGCGTGATATGAAATCCCCAATTGCTGACCACTGTGGCTGCCGATTGTAGAACGTCTTGTGTACCTGCCGGCGCCAGGACGGCCAAAGGCGTATTCATTGCAAAGTAAATGCCAGGATTGATTACGCAGGCGCCAATCAAGGCCATGATGGCGACAAAGGATTCCATCAGCATGCCGCCGTAGCCAATGTAACAACTCTGGTCCTCGTTCGCCAACATCTTGGGCGTGGTTCCCGATGATATCAGCGCGTGGAAACCCGAGACAGCACCGCAGGCAATGGTGATGAAGAGAAATGGAAAGATGTCGCCGCTCCACACGGGACCAGTTCCGTCCGTGAAACGTGTTAAGGCCGGCATTTCAAGGACTGGACGTAGAATAACTATTCCCACCGCCAGAGCGATAATCGTGCCAATCTTCAGAAAAGTCGACAGATAGTCTCGGGGTGCTAAAAGCAGCCACACGGGCAAAACAGCCGCAACGAAACCATAAACGATGATAATTCCGGTAAGCGTCGTCGCTTCAAAAGTGAACAAGGATGCATAGGCGCTGTCTTTGATCCAGCCTCCAGAAACGATTGCGAAAAGCAATAAAACAACGCCGATAAGGGAGACTTCGCCGACCCGACCCGGCCGGAGGTAGCGAAGATAAATCCCCATGAAAAGGGCGAGCGGGATGGTGAAACCGACAGTATAGGTCCCCCACGGGCTTTCAGCGAGCGCCTTCACCACGACCATGGCAAGTACACCCAATATGATGATCATGATCATGAAACAGGCAACAAGCGCAATGACGCCTGCGACATTTCCCATCTCTTCGCGGACCAGCTCGCCGAGCGATCGGCCATCACGCCGGGTGGATATGAACAGGATCATAAAGTCTTGCACGGCACCGGCCAGTACACAGCCCGCCAGAATCCACAGCATTCCGGGCAGATAGCCCATTTGCGCGGCTAAAACCGGGCCGACCAAAGGTCCCGCGCCAGCAATTGCCGCGAAATGGTGTCCATAAAGAATATGCTTATCGGTGGGGACATAATCGAGCCCGTCATTATGCCTGAATGCAGGTGTCATGCGTGTCGAATCCGCCCGCAGCACCGAATTGAGGATAAAAATGCCGTATAGCCTGTAGGCGATGAAGTAGATGCATACAGCGGCGATAACGATCCACATTGCATTAATCGGTTCATCGCGGTTGAGCGCGATAAACCCTAACGAGAATGCACCGACGATTGCAATGACGGCGAGAATAAAAATGGTTAAAGCTGATTTCGGTCTTGAGGTTTGCATGCGTGTCCTCGTTCAAAAAACAGAGAAAGCCCGACCACCCCAAACCTGAAAGACAAGATAATATTTGTCAATCAAACGTCGTCGTCACGACAACAACCTTGGGCGAAAGCCGGTCAAACTTCAAAATCCGTAAGCGCAGTAGAGGTTTTTTCAGTCAGCAAGACCGATGTTAGCTAACCGGCGCTTGATGCAACAGCAGACTTGATTGCAATAATTGAAACCTCTATGAAACCAGTACTTTTGCGAGACACTTGGCTGGCGTGAACCCTCGTCGTCAGTTAAACCAACATTGAGATAGCGATGACCCTTTATCAAGATTACCTGGCTGAGATCAAAAGCAGAGAACCTCAGGGCCTTGCCCCCAAGCCAATTGACGACGGCGGGCTCATTGCTGAAATCATTACTTTGATCGAAGATACTGGAAACGCACTTCGTTCAGAAGCTTTGAAATTCTTCATATACAACACCTTGCCGGGCACCACGAGCGCCGCAGGCGTCAAGGCAGCCTTCTTGAAGAAGATCATCCAGGGCGCATCAGTTGTTGAAGAGATATCGCCACAATTTGCACTGGAACTGCTCTCGCATATGAAGGGCGGCCCCTCCATTGAAGTGCTTCTTGACATCGCACTGAGCGATGGCGACGCTATGGCTCAGGCGGCCGGTGAAATCCTTAAAACCCAGGTATTCCTCTACGACGCAGATATGTTCCGTCTTCGTGACGCATTTCAGGCTGGAAACTTGATCGCAAAAGACGTGCTCGAAAGCTACGCGAAGGCTGAGTTTTTCACGAAGCTTCCCGATGTCGATGATGAAATCAAGGTCGTAACTTTTGTTGCCGCCGAAGGCGATATCTCAACTGACTTGCTCTCACCAGGAAATCAGGCGCATTCGCGCTCGGATCGTCAGTTGCATGGACAGTGCATGATCACGCCTGAAGCGCAGGCAGAAATCGTTGCACTGCAAAAGCAGCATCCCGACAAGCGCGTCATGATGATTGCTGAAAAAGGCACGATGGGTGTCGGATCTTCGCGCATGTCCGGCGTTAACAATGTCGCTCTTTGGACAGGCAAGCAGGCAAGCCCTTATGTGCCTTTCGTCAATTTTGCACCGATCGTCGCTGGAACCAACGGGATCTCGCCGATTTTTGCAACGACTGTCGATGTAACTGGCGGTATTGGGCTCAATCTGAAGAATTGGACCAAAAAGCTCGGCGAAGATGGCAAGCCTATCCTGAACAATGATGGAAATCCCATCCTCGAGCAGCAATACGCGGTCGATACAGGAACTGTGCTCAGCATCGATGCCAAAAACAAGAAGCTGCGCGATGAGGCTGGCAATGAGCTTGTTGATATTGCTTCTGCATTCACTCCCCAGAAGATGGAGTTCATGAAGGCTGGCAGTTCCTATGCCATCGTCTTTGGCAAAAAACTCCAGACGTTTGCGGCCCAGACGCTTGGCATACCGGTCACACCGGTCTTTGCACCCAACAAGGAAATCACCATTGAAGGCCAAGGCCTGACAGCCGTAGAAAAGATATTCAACCGCAACGCGGTCGGAGTTACCCCTGGCAAGGTTCTGCACGCGGGTTCGGACGTACGCGTGAAAGTGAATATTGTTGGCTCTCAGGATACAACCGGCCTGATGACCGCTCAGGAACTTGAAGCGATGGCGGCGACGGTGATTTCACCGCTGGTCGACGGCGCTTATCAGTCTGGCTGTCACACTGCATCCGTTTGGGATAAAAAGGCGCAGGCCAATATTCCTAAGTTGATGAGCTTCATGAATAATTTCGGCCTCATAACCGCCCGCGATCCAAAGGGCGTTTATCATTCCATGACCGATGTCATCCATAAAGTCCTCAACGACATCACCGTTGACGACTGGGCGATCATCATCGGCGGGGACAGCCATACACGCATGTCAAAGGGCGTGGCTTTCGGCGCAGATTCCGGAACGGTGGCCCTTGCGCTGGCAACGGGCGAAGCAACAATGCCGATCCCGCAATCCGTGAAAGTCACGTTCAAGGGCTCGATGCAGCCACACATGGATTTCCGTGATGTGGTTCATGCGACGCAGGCTCAGATGCTTAAGCAGTGTGGCGACAATGTCTTCCAGGGTCGCATTATCGAAGTCCACATCGGGACACTGCTAGCGGACCAGGCGTTTACCTTCACTGACTGGACGGCAGAGATGAAGGCAAAGGCCTCTATCTGCATCTCTGAAGATGAAACACTTATCGAGTCGCTGGAAATTGCAAAATCCCGCATTCAGATCATGATCGATAAGGGGATGGAGAACGCGGCTCACACGTTGCAGGGACTGATCTCCAAGGCGAATGCGCGCATTGATGAAATCCGCTCGGGCAAAAAGCCGGCTTTGGCGCCAGACAATGATGCGAAATATTTCGCTGAAGTCGTCGTAGACCTCGACCTGATTGACGAACCGATGATCGCGGATCCGGACGTTAATAATGCCGATGTTTCAAAGCGCTATACCCACGATACCATTCGCCCGGTATCCTATTATGGCGGAACGAAGAAAGTTGACCTTGGTTTTGTTGGCTCTTGCATGGTGCACAAAGGCGATATGAAAATTGTCGCCCAGATGCTCCGAAACATCGAAAAGGCCGAAGGCAAAGTCGAGTTCAACGCACCATTGGTTGTTGCAGCTCCGACCTATAACATTATCGACGAACTCAAAGAGGAAGGCGATTGGGAAATATTGCAGCGCTACTCCGGCTTCGAATTCGACGATCAGATGCCAAAGAATGCAGCACGCACAGTTTATGAGAACATTCTCTATCTAGAACGGCCGGGTTGCAATCTTTGCATGGGGAACCAGGAAAAGGCCGAAAGGGGCGACACTGTACTTGCGACGTCGACACGACTCTTCCAGGGTCGCGTTGTTGAAGATACAGCAGAGAAGAAGGGGGAATCCCTTCTCGCGTCAACACCGGTCGTTGTGCTTTCAGCAATCCTTGGCCGCACGCCAAGTCCTGAAGAGTACAAGGCTGCGGTCGAAGGCATCGATCTGACAAAGTTTACGCCGCCAAAATCCCCATTGCTGGACACTCTCTCCGTCCACTACTAAACATTCCGATCTCATTTAGATCATGCCCTCCCCCACTTTAATTGCGTTCACGCAGTTAAAGTGGGGCTAAATACACGTGGGCAAGACAACGCGATAATTCTTTCTTTAAAATGGTGAAGCCATTTGCAGCGCTTGCCTCACTTCGTCAGTATGGCGTCAAAGGCTTCGAACCAGTAACTGAGCCGACTAATTCCACGAGCGACCTCAGCCGGCCAGCTCGGCGGCGTTACCAATTCCAATAGGTTGCTCTTCGGCATTCCCGGCAATGCACCGTCGGCGTATCTCGCGCCGAGGATCAAGAAGCTGTTAGCATATTACCTTAGAGAAGCAGACTAGAGCAGTTTCGCTGCCGACTTGGTAAGCGTTATGCCGCCAATAGGCGCTTTCGAGAGCTGCAAGTCACCGCCTGTTAGCGTTTCCAGTTGTTGGGCGGCAACTGCCAAGTCTGAAAAGTTTTGTTTTCCCATAGTGCCCGATACAGCGGTCTCGACCGGCGCTCGCATTGCTGCGAGCCTCTTCAAGCTCTGCAGCCGGGCTCTCGACCTTTATAGATACCTCCTGAGCGGCTTTGCCGTGAGGTTCAGCCACGCGCCGCTGAATAACATCATTTGTCATCTGCCTTGATGCATTCTGGCGATGCGAATTTAAAACACCTGCTGGATAAGCGAAGTCTGTGATCGCCCCTTAGCTAGCACTTGTACGAACGATTCATGTTTGGCATTTTTCAAAACTTGTATGACCAACCTTGGAGGGAGAGTGGATGGAAGAAATGGTGGAAGGAACTAGAGTATATACAAGGCGAAACGGCACCTTTGTTGCGGAGGTAGTGGTAAACCGACGAGTGGTATGGCGACGACAGGGCTATAGATCTCAACAAGAAGCACAGGCGGAAGCTGACCGAAAGTGGACAGATATCAAGCGCAACCGCTGAATCTGATCAACCTAAAGCAATTCAAGTCCCTTGTAGTGGCTTGAGCCTCACTCAAGGGCGGCGCTGTGATCAATCTTCTCCCATTCCGATAGATCAATGATTAGCCCACCACGCACAAAGTGATTGGCCATATCCAACCAAAGCGACGTCGCACTCGCTCTTGCAAGCGTGACCTGATTACCGTGATTGAACTATTTTCGCATCCTCGCGTTCTTCAAAAGGGCAGGTTCAGCGCGAAAGGGAAGTCATTTGAAACACGCCTCTGTTACTGAAAAAAGAAAACTGAGAGAAGCTTTCCCTTACTGGCAAAAAACCCCGAATATTAGCGTGCGTTCGAAGCGCTATCCTACACGCCGACATTACGATGTGGTTGTGGTTGGTGGGGGCATCAGCGGCGCCCTCGTCGCCCATGCGTTAATCGATGGGAAGCGAACAATTGCCGTAATCGATCGCCAAAAGCCTGTGCTTGGAAGCACGATCGCAAGCACAGCCATGCTTCAGCACGAGATCGACGTTCCGCTTTATAAGTTAAAGAAAATGATCAAGGCTGAAGATGCAGAGCGGGTTTGGCTCCGATCTGCCGCCGGCGTCAAAGGGCTTATAGAGCTCGTCAAAAATCTTGATATTTCCTGTAGTATGCAACCCAAGAAAGCCCTTTACCTTGCAGGCGACGACTACGGGTCGCGAGCATTGATTTCTGAAGTGGAAGCGCGAAAGGCTATCGGTCTTGATGCTACACTGCTTGATCGTACTGCGCTTATGCGCAGATTTGGCGTTGATCGAGAGGCCGCAATAAAAAGCAATATTTCTGCTTCAGCCAATCCCGCTCAACTGGCAGCGGGGATTTTGCGGGTTTGCGAAAAGCAGGGCGTTGAGATTATCTCGGACACTGAGATTACCGACTTTGTCGAGATCAATCACAAGGTTGCGCTCGCAACTTCCATGGGAAACGTCCTCAGTACCTCGCATGTGGTGTTTTGCACCGGTTACGAGTTCCTAAAATCGCTGGCCAATAAAGAACACCAGATTATATCAACCTGGGCGATCGCCAGCCGACAGGCCGCCAAGGCGCCGGAATGGCTGCGGGACTACCTGGTCTGGGAAGCCTCCGATCCCTATCTCTATTTCCGTAGCGGTCCCGATGGCAGGATTATTGCAGGTGGCGAAGATGAACCGTCAGACGACGCATTCGAAGATGAGAAAAAGCGCTCTCAGAAGAGTTCAACGATTGCAAAAAAAGTCGGATCTTTGCTGGGATTTGACATGGGAAACCCCGATTACAGCTGGTCGGCAGCTTTCGGTTCAACGAAGCTCGGAACACCGATGATCGGAGCGGTACCAGGTCATGCTAACGTCTATGCAGCAATGGGATATGGCGGAAACGGGATCACATTCAGCAAAATAGCCTCAGAGATTATTGCTTCGATGCTTGCAGGCAAGGACGACCCAGATGCCGATGTCTTTGCTTTCAGATGAGTTTTTTTAAAGGAAAACCCATTCCTGACCGTCCCAATGACGACTATTGGAACTATTTTTGTGACAGTAAGTTAGTCTTCAGATGTGTTTGCCCGTCTAATGGTAAAGCGCCGAGACACAAGTGTTGAATTTTATCCCGCAACGTGAAGTCAGACCCAACTGCAGGGGAATGAAGAGCATGAATTCTAAAAGCACCGATCCACTCACCCAGGATGAAGATATCAAGTTTCTGGCGGAAAATACCGACCTTTCGCCCCTGCAAGCAAAAGATATGATCGAAAAACATGGTCGTGATCGCAAGGTACTCCTTGAGGAAGCCAAAAAATTCAAAGCAGAGAGCTAATCAGTTCCCTTTTTTTGGCAGCAGCCTTCATAACAGTTTTTACTGACTGGTTCCCACATGAAGGAGCCATTTCAACGTGATGCGTTCACCTTCGTCTAGCAGGGGTGCAACGAGACGCTGCTTTGATGCAAGCTCAGCCTCGTCATGCAAAAGATCGTCTTCCCACTGTTTTAGAACCAAGGGATGAATATAAGAGCTTCGGCAGACCGCTCTGGTATTGCAAAGTTGCTGCGCGATTTTGTCGATCTCACAGTTAAGCATCTTTTTGCGTGCCGCGGTCGTCGACGGTCGCTCCAAAGCGATCAATCCTTTAAAGGCAGAGGATGTGGCAGCCCATGTTCTGAAATGCTTGGAGGTAAACTCCGCGTGGGTTGCATTGCGCAAATATGCGTTGATGTCTTGCGATGATATTGCGTGACGCTGTCCAGCCTCGTCAAGGTATTGAAATAACTGTTGTCCGGGCAGTTCTTGCAAGGAACGAATGATCTTCGAAATCCTTCTATCTGAGATTTTCAAATTCCAGTCCTTGCCGGATTTCCCTTTGAATATAAGACGCAACTCACCGCTTTCTTCTCGAAGATGGCGGTTGCGCAAAGTGGTCACTCCAAAGCTTTTATTGTTACGCGCATAGTCGATATTTCCAACGCGCAGCAATAGCCGATCCATCAACCAAATGACGGTTGCAATGACCTTGTCGCGGCTAAATGCGCGTCGCCGCATATCCTTATCTACTCGTCGACGCAAATCACTGAGACCGCTTGCAAAACCGGCAAGATTTGCGAATTTTGAGTTTCCCTGCAAAAGGGTCCAATCCGCGTGATAGCGATATTGCTTTCGACCCCTAACGTCGCGCCCCGTCGCCTGAATATGACCTCTTGGATTTTGACAAATCCAAACATCCTTCCATGCGGGTGGGATGACTATTTTTGCGATACGCTCCTTGTCTTCAAACGAGAGAGCTGCACCTTTTGCGTTTAAATATTGAAACCCCTTGCCTCTTTTCAGGCGTCGAATGCCAGGTTCTTCGTCACTCACATAGACCAGTTCGCCCAGCGATAACATTTCTTCGTGCTCCGACGGCGGAGAAGTTCTCTCTAACAAATTTCACCTCACCAAGGCAGCTGCGCTCAGACTGTCGCCACTAACTCTCGAGAGGCGTTGGAGGTTCCTCAGAGTCATCGAAATGCGGAACCAAGCCCCGTTTTATGAGTTCACTTGGCGAGTGAGAAGGAGCAAGGTTGTGCCGAATGCTTTTTGGAAAGGCTATCTCAAGCTGTCGTTGGTGACTTGTGCCGTCGAACTGCGGCCAGCAACGAGCGAGAGTGAGAGAGTTCGATTTCACACCTTGAACGAGAAAACCGGCAATCGTGTGATAAGCCGTTACATTGATCAGGTCACAAAAAAGCCCGTGCGCGACGAGGATCAGGCTAAAGGCTATGAGAAGGCTGAGGGCGGATATATTATTCTCGATGATGATGAGTTGGAGCAGGTGGCGCTCGAGAGTACGAAAACCATTGATATCGATAAATTCGTGCCCCAGGACCGTATCGGGTGGATTTGGTATGATAAACCGCATTTCCTCACTCCCGCCGACAAAATTGGTGCCGAAGCTTTCGCGGTTATTCGTGAAGCCATGCACCAATCAGCCGTCTATGGCGTCGCGCGCTTGGTTATGTATCGGCGTGAACGTGCTGTATTATTAGAACCGCGTGAGCGTGGCATTGTGCTCTGGACACTTCGATATGGCGATGAAGTTCGAGATAAGCAGGAATACTTCGCTAAGATCGAAGACAAGGATCCGGAAAAGAAAATGTTTTCAATGGTCCGGAAATTAATTAAGGCCAATACCGAGGAATGGAACGGCGATGTTTTGCAGGACCCGGTTCAAAAAAACCTCAAGCGGATGATCGCCAACAAAAAGAAGAAAAAGAAAAACGTTCCTTCTACAAAGAAGGAGGACGCCTCCCCTAAAAGCGATGGCAAGGTGGTCAATATAATGGATGCTTTGCGTAAGAGCCTTGCAAAAGAAACCAAAGGATAATTGGGCGCGCAATTGCCCGTTAGACGGACCAGGCTCCCAAAAGAGGCTCCACGTTGTGAGGAAAATTCTAAGGTTGAAATAGATTAAAGTGACTAGCCAGATTCTCAGCTTGCCTTTTTTGTCGTGGATTTCTTGGAGGTTGATCGCGACTTCTCATTTCCACTCTTAAGGCCAGCGCTCTTGCGCAGTGCCTCCTTAAGATCAATAACAGTAGCTGATTTTGGCTCGGCAGGTTTCTTGAACGGTTTACCTGCCATCTTAGCCTTAATAAGTTCTGCCAGGGCAGCATCGTAGCGATCATCGAAGGTGCCGGGGTCAAATTCTCCTAGTTTCGTCTTTATAATGTGGCCAGCAAGTTCAAGCATTTCCTTATCAAACTTGAAGGTTCCGAGATCTGAAAATGCGTCCCGCGCGGACCGCACTTCGTAATCGAAGTTGAGTGTGGTTGCGACAAGCCCATCGTCATATGGACGGATCAGTAACTTTCTTGCCCGCCGGAAAAGGACTGCTTCGGCGACAGCTGCAACCTTTTCTGTACGCATACCCTCGCGGATTAGCGCGAAAGCCTCGTCGTCGTCGGTGGGAGCGAGATAATAGGGACGATCCAGATAAATATCGTCAATCGCATCGCATTTTACGAAATTGAGCACATTCAGCGTTTTATCGTTCTCAGGAAGTGCCGTCGCAATCTCTTCATCATCGAAGCTGACATAGTTTCCTGAGGATACTTCGTATCCCTTGATTTGCTCATCACGTGGCACAGGCTTCCCGGTGTCACTATCCACGAACTCACGGTTCAGTCTGTTCCCGGTCTTGCGATTGACCAGGTGAAAGGACACTCGGTCTGAAGTTGAAACCGCGGTGAAAAGCGCAACGGGGCATAAGAGCTGATCGACTTTTAGCTGGCCTTTCCAGTTTGCACGAGGCGACATCATTCAAGCTCCGTCTTCATGAGAGGACATATTGCGTGTTTTGCCGAGATACCGGGCGTATAGGAACCCACACGCGACCAACAAGGGAAGCCCAAGCAACACAATCCAGATAAAAAGCGCTCCCATTTTAAACTCCTCGATGTGACGGGGAAGTTTCGATTTAACCTTTATACCGCGTGATGGTTCCAGAACTCGGCCATTTCTGCTGAACAAAAGGGCCGCGTGGGCGCTTGATGCCCAAAACAACAATCTGTTCCAATGGCAAGGCACTGCGTATGGCGTCTACCGCACCAAACCGACCATTTTCAGCTCTTTGGGAACGAAATCGGGCCACAGGCGTTTTGTACCAATTCTCGTATCGGGACGGTTACAATGCAAAATATCGACAGCAAAGACAGGCTGATCCTCGCTCTGGCTTCACTTTTGCGGGCTGAGCGAGAAACGCGCGGCGCGCTGGAAGCTGCACTTGAAAACGATGATGTTTCGCCGGAGACTTTGCGTGCTATCCTGTCTGATCCGGTTCCGGTCATTACACAGGAAGACGTTGATTTTGCTGAGAAATTTGCGATGTCGAGGTATTTTTCGGACATCAACCGGAATGCGCAACGCGCCTTGACGGAAAAAGGGACGCAATAGCGATGTAAGGAAGCAGACTAGAGGATGGCCCGTCGAACCCATTTTCATTCCACGGCCTCTTCATGCAGTTGCGGTCCACAAAAATCAAGCTAGTCTATATCGAGCTCAATGACGTCACAGCTTTGCATCAATTATCGCTGTGTCTTATTCATTATGATTTATTTACTTTGGGGAGAAACAGGTGAGCGAGAAGGATAATTTGAAGGCTGCTTCATTGAGTTCGACATTGGAAGCATCGACGCCCGAGAACAAAGACATCACTCGATCTGTAACCTGCAAAGAATTGATGGAAACCATGGACTGGACCACAAGCCCTCTCGGCCCAGTTGAACAATGGTCGCCAGAATTGCGCTCAACGCTTGACCTGATACTTCCTGCTCATGCCCAGATCGTCATTTTCTGGGGGCCTGAGTTCATAGCGCTCTATAATGACGCCTACAGCCCAACAATTGGCAACAAACACCCACAGGCTTTTGGTCGCCCGGCCCGCGAAAACTGGTCGGAATTGTGGGACGATCTTGGCCCATTGCTTGAGAATGTGATTGCGACCGGCGAGACATTCTCCGCGGAAAATAGAGCGTTTTATATTGAGCGATTTGGTTATCCCGAGACGGTCTATTTCGACATTTCCTACTCCCCAATCCAGGTATCAGAGAACGGGCCCATGGGAGTGCTTTGCATTGTGAACGAGACGACTAAAAAAGTCGTTGCAGAACGCCAGCTGGCGGAAAACCAGCAGCGACTGGAATTGGTTTTCTCCCAGACCGATGCCGGGATTGCCTTAAGTGATCGCTCGGGCCGCTTCATCAAGATCAATCCGCGCCTTTCGGAGATATCAGGATTCCATCATGAAACTCTCTTAGAGACCGGCCTCGCCAAATTGCTGGTTCCTGGGGACATGGACGAGTACAATGCAGCACTTGAACGGCTTTTTTCATCGGGTGAAAGTTTCGTTCATGTGTTCAACCTTACCCAAGATGGCCAGCGTACATTGCCTGTCAGTTGTTCTGCCAGTCCGGTACGCGACGTTAATGGCACGATCACCCACGCGGTCTGGACTATCCTTGATGTGAGTGAACAGTTGCGGGCGCAAGCCTTGGAAAGCCAATTGGCAGCAATCGTTTCTTCGTCGCATGATGCCATTTTAAGCACCGACCTTGAAATGCGTATCTCGAGTTGGAACGAGGGTGCGCAGCGACTTTACGGTTACACGGCCGAAGAGGTTATCGGAAAAAAAGTGACTATGCTTTTACCGCCCGACCGATTGACCGAAGAAAACGATATTATAGAGCAAATCTCGAGCGGATCTCGCGTTGCTCCGCACGAGACTGTTCGTCTTCACAAGGACGGAACGCGATTGGACGTGCAGTTGACTGTTTCTCCCGTTCGCGACGGTGAAGGGAAGATTGTCGGCGCGTCAAAGACTGCACACGACATAAGTGACAAGCGCAAAGCCCGTGAACTGCAAC contains these protein-coding regions:
- a CDS encoding Ku protein gives rise to the protein MRNQAPFYEFTWRVRRSKVVPNAFWKGYLKLSLVTCAVELRPATSESERVRFHTLNEKTGNRVISRYIDQVTKKPVRDEDQAKGYEKAEGGYIILDDDELEQVALESTKTIDIDKFVPQDRIGWIWYDKPHFLTPADKIGAEAFAVIREAMHQSAVYGVARLVMYRRERAVLLEPRERGIVLWTLRYGDEVRDKQEYFAKIEDKDPEKKMFSMVRKLIKANTEEWNGDVLQDPVQKNLKRMIANKKKKKKNVPSTKKEDASPKSDGKVVNIMDALRKSLAKETKG
- a CDS encoding Ku protein; the protein is MSPRANWKGQLKVDQLLCPVALFTAVSTSDRVSFHLVNRKTGNRLNREFVDSDTGKPVPRDEQIKGYEVSSGNYVSFDDEEIATALPENDKTLNVLNFVKCDAIDDIYLDRPYYLAPTDDDEAFALIREGMRTEKVAAVAEAVLFRRARKLLIRPYDDGLVATTLNFDYEVRSARDAFSDLGTFKFDKEMLELAGHIIKTKLGEFDPGTFDDRYDAALAELIKAKMAGKPFKKPAEPKSATVIDLKEALRKSAGLKSGNEKSRSTSKKSTTKKAS
- a CDS encoding PAS domain S-box protein, with translation MDWTTSPLGPVEQWSPELRSTLDLILPAHAQIVIFWGPEFIALYNDAYSPTIGNKHPQAFGRPARENWSELWDDLGPLLENVIATGETFSAENRAFYIERFGYPETVYFDISYSPIQVSENGPMGVLCIVNETTKKVVAERQLAENQQRLELVFSQTDAGIALSDRSGRFIKINPRLSEISGFHHETLLETGLAKLLVPGDMDEYNAALERLFSSGESFVHVFNLTQDGQRTLPVSCSASPVRDVNGTITHAVWTILDVSEQLRAQALESQLAAIVSSSHDAILSTDLEMRISSWNEGAQRLYGYTAEEVIGKKVTMLLPPDRLTEENDIIEQISSGSRVAPHETVRLHKDGTRLDVQLTVSPVRDGEGKIVGASKTAHDISDKRKARELQQAILLEMKHRVKNVLATVQALARQTFRNDTHKAAYETFEARLAAMARTHDILAADGWQAAKLNEIIEQALLPFGPNNFTVNGPSVIVSSRAAMAFSLGLHELATNASKYGALSVSGGRVNVNWHVDLEQQRLHFAWTEQDGPPVMKPKDAGFGTKLIRGVLAAEIDGVVELNYNAQGFVCSISTALSKISQID